In a genomic window of Candidatus Manganitrophaceae bacterium:
- the flgB gene encoding flagellar basal body rod protein FlgB, which produces MIEGIFDKTVGLLSEALDLRSERHRAIAANIANQDTPGYQAMEVNFKEALSTASGSLPIALHRTDPAHLSPTGSGPAASHATVSSGPSHRLDGNTVNAEKEMAKLAENTLLYTASTQMIISKFRAIQSAIKGGN; this is translated from the coding sequence ATGATCGAAGGGATCTTTGATAAAACAGTCGGCCTGTTGTCGGAAGCGCTCGATCTGCGGAGCGAGCGGCATCGGGCCATCGCCGCGAACATCGCCAATCAGGATACCCCCGGCTATCAGGCGATGGAGGTGAACTTCAAGGAGGCGCTCAGCACCGCCTCCGGATCTCTCCCGATCGCCCTCCACCGGACCGATCCGGCCCATCTCTCCCCGACCGGAAGCGGCCCGGCGGCTTCGCATGCCACCGTCTCGTCGGGACCTTCGCATCGGCTCGATGGGAATACGGTCAACGCGGAAAAGGAGATGGCCAAGCTGGCCGAGAATACGTTGCTCTACACCGCGTCGACCCAGATGATTATCTCAAAGTTTAGAGCGATTCAAAGCGCTATTAAGGGAGGCAATTAA
- a CDS encoding sigma-54-dependent Fis family transcriptional regulator encodes MTDPSPSKPILVVDDDPAMRLALAESLRQAGHSVLIASGGEEAVALCREPIALMMTDIRMPGMNGMDLFQEVKRLKPSLPIILMSAFGTIEVAVEAMKSGAFDYLVKPFSQEALETVVRKALRAQEPSAAPWQPRPTETSAGRALLTQDPGLLKLLKTAEVVAAGQTSILIEGESGTGKELLARFIHSHSARAHRPFIAINCAAVPEALLESELFGFEKGAFTGAAARKPGRFELAHTGTLLLDEVGEMHLSLQAKLLRVLQEREVDLLGGKGPISLDIRVIAATNRPLWEEVKAGRFREDLYYRLNVFPLRLPPLRQRIVDIPLLADHFIKKGSFKNGKAVLSISPEALSHLMRQEWRGNVREFENVIERAVLLCDQGVIRPDHLLFEEAFEPKAERPALRATTVWEAERGLILETLERVGGNRTHAARLLGISIRTLRNKLKEYRTAELADPSPSGMVGVPLERQEMKEMQDIKEE; translated from the coding sequence ATGACCGATCCCTCCCCTTCCAAACCGATCCTGGTGGTGGATGATGACCCTGCCATGCGGCTCGCCCTCGCGGAGAGTCTTCGACAGGCGGGCCACTCTGTTTTGATCGCCTCCGGGGGGGAAGAGGCGGTCGCGCTCTGCCGCGAGCCGATCGCGCTGATGATGACCGACATCCGGATGCCGGGGATGAATGGGATGGATCTCTTTCAGGAGGTCAAAAGGCTCAAGCCGTCGCTTCCGATTATTTTGATGTCGGCGTTCGGAACCATCGAGGTTGCGGTGGAGGCGATGAAGTCGGGGGCCTTCGATTACCTGGTGAAACCGTTCTCACAAGAGGCACTCGAGACGGTCGTTCGGAAGGCGTTGAGGGCGCAGGAACCTTCGGCGGCTCCATGGCAGCCGAGACCGACGGAGACGTCGGCAGGAAGAGCGTTGCTCACCCAGGACCCCGGCCTGCTGAAGCTTCTTAAAACGGCCGAAGTGGTCGCCGCCGGCCAAACCTCGATATTGATCGAGGGGGAGAGTGGAACGGGAAAGGAGCTCCTGGCGCGCTTCATCCACAGCCATAGCGCGCGGGCGCACCGTCCCTTTATCGCCATCAACTGCGCCGCAGTCCCGGAGGCGCTGCTCGAGAGCGAGCTCTTTGGATTCGAAAAAGGGGCCTTCACCGGTGCGGCGGCGAGAAAGCCGGGCCGCTTTGAGCTGGCCCACACCGGAACATTGCTTCTCGATGAAGTCGGCGAAATGCACCTCTCGCTTCAGGCCAAACTGCTCCGGGTCCTACAGGAGCGCGAGGTCGACCTGCTCGGCGGAAAAGGCCCCATCTCCCTCGACATCCGGGTCATTGCCGCCACGAACCGCCCGCTGTGGGAAGAGGTCAAGGCCGGCCGGTTCCGCGAAGACCTCTACTACCGGCTGAATGTCTTCCCGCTCCGGCTCCCCCCGCTGAGACAGCGGATCGTCGACATTCCCCTGCTCGCCGATCATTTCATCAAGAAAGGATCGTTCAAAAACGGGAAAGCGGTCCTCTCCATCTCACCCGAGGCGCTCTCCCACCTGATGAGGCAGGAGTGGCGGGGAAATGTCCGGGAGTTTGAAAATGTCATCGAACGGGCGGTCCTCCTCTGCGATCAGGGGGTCATCCGCCCTGATCACCTCCTCTTCGAGGAAGCCTTCGAGCCAAAAGCGGAGCGCCCCGCGCTGCGAGCCACCACCGTCTGGGAGGCCGAACGGGGTCTGATCCTAGAGACCCTCGAGCGGGTCGGCGGCAACCGAACCCATGCCGCCCGGCTCCTCGGCATCAGCATTCGGACCCTCCGGAACAAACTGAAGGAGTACCGAACCGCCGAGCTCGCAGACCCGTCCCCTTCCGGAATGGTCGGCGTTCCCTTGGAGCGGCAAGAGATGAAAGAGATGCAAGATATAAAGGAGGAATGA